A region of Candidatus Liberibacter africanus PTSAPSY DNA encodes the following proteins:
- the purF gene encoding amidophosphoribosyltransferase: protein MNTSFKSICSNRKNYNQINEKCGVFGILGHPDAATLTAIGLHALQHRGQEATGIISFNGNKFHSERHLGLVGDHFTNPETLSLLPGNMAIGHVRYSTTGDHITRNIQPLFADLQVGGIAIAHNGNFTNGLSLRKKLISSGAIFQSTSDTEVILHLIARSQKKGSCERFIDSLQHVQGSYAMLALTRTKLIATRDPIGIRPLIMGELHGKPIFCSETCALEITGAKYIRDVENGETVVCELQENGSISIKSYKNPSPSPERMCIFEYVYFARPDSMVSGRSIYVSRQNMGKNLAKESPVDADIVVPIPDGGVPAAIGYAKESGIPFEIGIIRNHYVGRTFIEPSHHIRAFGVKLKHSANPTILAGKRVVLIDDSIVRGTTSVKIVQMIRSAGAIEVHLRVASPMILYPDFYGIDIPDPDTLLANKYSSLQEMCKFIGVDSLGFLSVDGLYKAICGAPRDPQKPAFSDHCFTGDYPTPLVDRQSQHNDQELSMMISS from the coding sequence ATGAATACCTCTTTTAAATCCATATGTTCTAATCGAAAAAATTACAATCAGATAAACGAGAAGTGCGGAGTATTTGGAATCCTTGGACATCCAGATGCTGCAACCTTAACCGCTATCGGATTACATGCTCTTCAACACCGTGGACAAGAAGCTACTGGAATAATATCTTTCAATGGCAATAAGTTCCACTCTGAAAGACATTTGGGATTAGTTGGAGATCACTTTACTAATCCAGAAACGTTATCTTTATTGCCAGGGAATATGGCTATTGGACATGTCCGATATTCCACCACAGGTGATCACATAACAAGAAATATACAGCCATTGTTTGCAGATCTGCAAGTAGGAGGAATTGCTATCGCACATAATGGCAATTTTACAAATGGTTTATCTTTACGGAAAAAACTCATTTCTAGTGGAGCTATTTTTCAATCTACTTCTGATACAGAAGTTATCCTACATCTCATTGCACGATCTCAAAAAAAAGGATCTTGTGAACGTTTTATTGATTCTTTACAGCATGTACAAGGTTCGTATGCAATGCTCGCTCTAACACGCACTAAATTAATTGCTACACGTGATCCCATAGGAATTCGTCCACTCATCATGGGTGAGTTACATGGCAAGCCTATTTTTTGTTCTGAAACATGCGCTCTTGAGATCACGGGAGCCAAATACATTCGCGACGTAGAAAACGGAGAAACCGTTGTATGTGAACTTCAAGAAAACGGTTCTATCTCCATTAAATCTTATAAAAATCCTTCTCCATCTCCTGAACGTATGTGTATTTTTGAATATGTTTATTTTGCACGACCTGATTCGATGGTTAGTGGACGTAGTATCTATGTATCTCGCCAAAATATGGGTAAAAATCTCGCAAAAGAATCTCCTGTTGATGCTGATATTGTTGTTCCAATTCCAGATGGAGGAGTTCCTGCGGCTATAGGATATGCAAAAGAAAGTGGTATTCCTTTTGAAATAGGTATTATTAGAAATCATTATGTCGGACGTACTTTTATTGAACCTTCTCATCATATTCGCGCTTTTGGTGTTAAACTCAAACATTCTGCGAACCCTACAATTCTCGCAGGAAAACGCGTTGTACTCATCGATGATTCAATCGTTCGTGGAACTACATCTGTAAAAATCGTACAAATGATACGAAGTGCAGGTGCTATAGAAGTGCACCTTCGAGTAGCTAGCCCAATGATATTATACCCTGATTTTTATGGCATAGATATTCCAGATCCTGATACACTTCTAGCTAATAAATATTCTTCTTTACAAGAAATGTGTAAGTTTATAGGCGTAGATTCTTTAGGATTTTTATCTGTAGATGGTTTATATAAAGCTATTTGCGGTGCACCGCGTGATCCCCAAAAACCTGCTTTTTCTGATCACTGTTTTACAGGAGATTATCCTACTCCCCTTGTAGATAGGCAATCTCAACATAACGATCAAGAATTATCTATGATGATTAGCTCATGA